In a single window of the Citrobacter sp. Marseille-Q6884 genome:
- a CDS encoding DEAD/DEAH box helicase, with the protein MKFTLKDYQRDAVHDALANLRKARRYWHNESDKSAFSLTAVTGAGKTVMAAAAFEALFHGDDEFNFDADPGAVVIWFSDDPALNEQTRFRLMEASDRINYNDMVVVEHPFSRRKFQAGKIYFLNTQKFGKKSLVVRGFDDKGGLFEAAPDAQAYTLWDTIQNTIEDPDLTLYLVLDEAHRGMGSSTASSEAAKSTIVQRLINGSAGVKGIPVVWGISATVERFDKAIANAGHHVKLPNVVVDPAKVQESGLIKDDIILGVPDEAGDFDTVWVRRAADKLREATDAWAEYARQQETVREVVPLMVFQVPNTPDPNEVGRWLDTLFSRYPELSIDSVAHVFGEHTTQRFGQHQVPYIEPQRVQESTWMRVLIAKDAISTGWDCPRAEVMVSFRAASHRTHITQLLGRMVRTPLARRIPGNERLNSVECLLPKFNTNTVRDVVNTLFKGDDTSPPSGRILVNPVEMKPNPAASTAVWEAFEALPSQTRPQKGARPARRLTALAQELVDDGILDGAVRKAHAALHAVLDKFQIENAEKIKNKRNAVLVVDGKAVVASLKNKAMTFNEFWEEADVTVIDDAYRRAARIFSPDVSRTYVEYLADKVADREEDAEEYLEAIMEARVTVAGMGLVMEVQDYFDGEADRLAKAWLAEYTPQIKSLKDERKEAYRQIVEMSTEPQDVDLVRPANKFEMTRVREGEKEADLPVWKHHLLCDENGIYPALLNHWETKVFEIETKREGFAFWYRNPQYTGQSSLGIAYVEAEQYKIVRPDFLFFAEQDGEMIVDLVDPHGLHLADALPKLKGLALYAEHHPDAYRRIESVAEVKGKLRVLDLKRQDVQDAVANAENAETLFSSGLADDYQ; encoded by the coding sequence ATGAAATTTACTCTCAAGGACTATCAGCGCGATGCGGTACATGATGCTCTGGCGAATCTCAGGAAGGCTCGACGTTACTGGCACAACGAGAGCGACAAAAGCGCCTTCTCTTTAACGGCTGTAACCGGTGCGGGTAAGACCGTCATGGCTGCTGCTGCATTTGAAGCATTGTTTCATGGTGACGACGAATTTAATTTCGATGCAGATCCCGGCGCGGTGGTGATCTGGTTCAGTGATGATCCAGCACTGAATGAGCAAACCCGTTTTCGCCTGATGGAGGCGAGTGACCGTATCAACTACAACGATATGGTGGTAGTTGAACATCCCTTCAGTCGGCGTAAGTTTCAGGCTGGAAAAATCTATTTCCTTAACACGCAGAAGTTTGGCAAAAAAAGCCTCGTGGTGCGCGGGTTCGATGATAAAGGCGGCCTTTTCGAAGCAGCCCCTGATGCACAGGCTTATACGCTGTGGGATACCATCCAGAACACCATCGAAGACCCGGATCTGACCCTTTACTTAGTGCTGGATGAAGCGCACAGAGGGATGGGCTCGTCAACGGCTTCCAGTGAAGCTGCTAAGAGTACTATTGTACAACGGCTTATCAATGGTTCGGCTGGAGTGAAGGGTATTCCAGTAGTGTGGGGTATTTCCGCCACAGTTGAACGTTTCGACAAAGCCATTGCCAATGCTGGTCATCATGTCAAACTGCCGAATGTGGTGGTTGACCCCGCTAAAGTGCAGGAATCTGGACTTATCAAGGACGATATCATTCTGGGTGTGCCTGATGAAGCTGGTGACTTCGATACCGTGTGGGTACGCCGTGCTGCCGACAAACTCAGGGAAGCGACCGATGCCTGGGCAGAGTACGCAAGACAGCAGGAAACCGTGCGCGAAGTAGTGCCGCTAATGGTATTCCAGGTACCTAATACGCCTGACCCGAATGAGGTGGGGCGTTGGCTGGATACGTTATTCTCCCGTTATCCTGAATTGTCCATTGACAGTGTTGCTCATGTCTTCGGTGAACACACCACACAACGTTTCGGCCAACATCAGGTGCCTTATATTGAACCGCAGCGGGTGCAGGAATCAACCTGGATGCGAGTACTGATTGCTAAAGATGCCATCAGCACTGGCTGGGATTGCCCACGTGCCGAAGTGATGGTTTCCTTCCGCGCAGCCAGCCACAGGACGCATATTACGCAATTGTTGGGGCGTATGGTGCGTACCCCATTGGCGAGGCGTATTCCGGGTAATGAGCGTTTAAACTCTGTAGAATGCCTGTTGCCCAAGTTTAATACCAATACCGTGAGAGATGTCGTCAATACCTTGTTTAAGGGCGATGATACCTCTCCTCCAAGCGGACGCATCCTGGTTAACCCTGTGGAGATGAAACCTAACCCGGCTGCTTCAACTGCCGTATGGGAAGCATTTGAAGCGCTACCTTCGCAAACCCGACCACAGAAAGGAGCCAGACCCGCCAGACGTCTGACCGCGCTGGCACAGGAACTGGTTGATGACGGCATTCTTGATGGGGCAGTCAGGAAAGCCCATGCTGCTTTGCACGCTGTTCTGGACAAGTTCCAGATAGAAAATGCCGAGAAAATCAAAAACAAACGCAATGCAGTGCTCGTCGTAGATGGTAAGGCTGTGGTTGCCAGCCTCAAGAACAAAGCAATGACCTTCAACGAATTCTGGGAGGAGGCGGACGTAACGGTGATTGATGACGCCTACCGGCGTGCAGCCCGAATTTTCAGCCCGGATGTTTCACGTACCTATGTCGAATATCTGGCCGATAAGGTCGCGGATCGAGAAGAGGATGCTGAGGAGTATTTGGAAGCAATCATGGAAGCTCGTGTGACCGTTGCTGGCATGGGGCTGGTGATGGAGGTGCAGGATTACTTCGATGGCGAGGCCGATAGACTGGCGAAGGCGTGGCTGGCCGAGTACACACCGCAAATCAAGTCATTGAAAGATGAGCGTAAAGAGGCCTATCGTCAAATCGTCGAAATGAGTACCGAACCGCAGGATGTGGATCTGGTCAGGCCGGCGAACAAGTTTGAAATGACCAGGGTGCGTGAAGGTGAAAAGGAAGCTGACCTTCCAGTCTGGAAACACCATTTGTTGTGTGACGAAAACGGGATCTATCCGGCTCTGTTGAACCATTGGGAAACCAAGGTTTTTGAGATCGAAACCAAACGTGAAGGATTTGCTTTCTGGTATCGTAATCCACAGTACACAGGGCAGTCGTCACTGGGAATCGCTTATGTTGAAGCTGAACAGTACAAGATTGTTCGTCCCGATTTCCTGTTCTTTGCCGAACAGGATGGCGAAATGATTGTGGACCTGGTAGATCCACATGGCCTGCATCTGGCTGATGCCTTGCCTAAACTGAAAGGACTGGCGCTATATGCCGAACACCATCCTGATGCTTACAGGCGAATCGAATCCGTCGCCGAAGTAAAAGGTAAATTACGGGTGTTAGATTTGAAACGGCAGGATGTGCAGGATGCTGTTGCTAATGCTGAAAATGCAGAAACGTTATTTAGTAGCGGACTTGCTGATGACTATCAGTAA
- a CDS encoding siderophore-interacting protein, with product MTKNTSRYPQRVRNELRFRELTVLRVERIGQAFQRIVLGGEALDGFVSQGFDDHTKLFFPQAGSVFTPPEVTDEGINWGEGVRPATRDYTPLYDAERHELAYDFYIHDGGIASRWALEANIGDKLVIGGPRGSLVVPEDYAWQLYVCDESGMPALRRRLLGLRQLPVTPQVTAIVTVADASYKDYLADLDGFNIEWVVGHNPAFVAERLAQVKVPSEDYFIWLTGEGGVVKSLLARFEEPSIDQQLVRSQAYWHSK from the coding sequence ATGACAAAAAACACCTCACGCTACCCACAGCGCGTGCGTAACGAACTACGTTTTCGCGAATTAACCGTGCTGCGCGTTGAGCGTATCGGCCAGGCGTTCCAGCGGATCGTGCTGGGGGGCGAGGCGCTGGATGGCTTTGTTTCACAAGGTTTTGACGACCACACCAAACTGTTTTTCCCGCAGGCGGGCAGCGTATTTACGCCGCCGGAAGTGACCGACGAAGGCATTAACTGGGGCGAGGGCGTGCGCCCGGCGACCCGCGACTACACGCCGCTGTACGATGCCGAACGCCACGAGCTGGCTTACGATTTTTATATCCACGATGGCGGTATTGCCAGCCGCTGGGCGCTGGAAGCCAACATCGGCGATAAGCTGGTGATCGGCGGGCCGCGCGGCTCGCTGGTGGTGCCGGAAGATTACGCCTGGCAGCTTTATGTCTGTGACGAGTCGGGCATGCCGGCGCTGCGCCGTCGCCTGCTGGGATTACGTCAGCTGCCGGTGACGCCGCAGGTGACGGCCATCGTCACCGTCGCGGATGCTTCGTATAAAGATTATCTGGCGGATCTCGACGGCTTTAATATCGAATGGGTGGTAGGCCACAACCCGGCGTTCGTCGCCGAGCGGCTGGCTCAGGTCAAGGTGCCGTCAGAAGATTATTTTATCTGGCTGACCGGAGAAGGCGGCGTGGTGAAATCGCTGCTGGCGCGCTTTGAGGAGCCGAGTATCGATCAGCAACTGGTGCGTTCGCAGGCGTACTGGCATAGCAAATAA
- a CDS encoding glycerone kinase, with translation MSQFFFNQRASLVNDVIEGTIIASPWNNLARLESDPAIRVVVRRDLNKNNVAVISGGGSGHEPAHVGFIGKGMLTAAVCGDLFASPSVDAVLTAIQAVTGEAGCLLIVKNYTGDRLNFGLAAEKARRLGYNVEMLIVGDDISLPDNKQPRGIAGTILVHKVAGYFAERGFNLATVLREAQYAANHTASIGVALASCHLPQEAESAPRHQPGHAELGMGIHGEPGASTIATHNSAEIMQIMVEKLTAALPETGRLAVMLNNLGGVSVAEMAILTRELANTPLHARVDWLIGPASLVTALDMKGFSLTTIVLEESIEKALLSDVETASWQKPVQPRAVNIMPSALASARVAFTPSANPQVGDYVAQVTSTLSGLETHLNALDAKVGDGDTGSTFAAGAREIAALLQRQQLPLNDLPTLFALIGERLTVVMGGSSGVLMSIFFTAAGQKLEQGASMAEALNAGLGQMKFYGGADEGDRTMIDALQPALAALLAEPDNLQAAFAAAQAGADRTCQSSKAGAGRASYLNSESLLGNMDPGAHAVAMVFKALAER, from the coding sequence ATGTCTCAATTCTTTTTTAACCAGCGCGCCAGCCTCGTTAACGACGTGATCGAGGGAACCATTATTGCCAGCCCGTGGAACAACCTCGCCCGCCTGGAGAGCGACCCGGCGATCCGTGTAGTGGTACGCCGCGATCTGAATAAAAACAACGTGGCGGTGATTTCCGGCGGCGGCTCCGGCCATGAACCGGCGCACGTCGGCTTTATTGGTAAAGGCATGCTGACCGCCGCGGTCTGCGGCGATCTGTTCGCCTCGCCGAGCGTCGATGCGGTACTCACCGCGATTCAGGCGGTGACCGGCGAGGCGGGCTGTCTGCTGATCGTTAAAAACTACACCGGCGATCGGCTTAACTTCGGCCTCGCGGCGGAGAAAGCGCGCCGTCTTGGCTATAACGTAGAGATGCTGATCGTCGGCGACGATATTTCGCTGCCGGATAACAAACAGCCGCGCGGTATCGCCGGGACTATTCTTGTGCATAAGGTGGCGGGTTATTTCGCCGAGCGCGGCTTCAACCTCGCCACCGTCCTGCGTGAAGCGCAATACGCCGCCAACCATACCGCCAGCATCGGGGTGGCGCTGGCCAGCTGTCACCTGCCGCAGGAAGCGGAAAGCGCGCCGCGCCATCAGCCCGGCCACGCCGAGCTGGGGATGGGCATCCACGGCGAACCGGGAGCCTCGACGATCGCGACCCATAACAGCGCGGAAATCATGCAGATTATGGTAGAGAAGCTGACCGCCGCCCTACCTGAAACCGGCCGCCTGGCGGTGATGCTCAATAATCTCGGCGGCGTGTCGGTGGCCGAGATGGCGATTCTGACCCGCGAGCTGGCCAACACCCCACTCCATGCGCGCGTTGACTGGTTGATTGGCCCGGCTTCGCTGGTAACGGCGCTGGATATGAAAGGCTTCTCGCTGACCACTATCGTGCTGGAAGAGAGCATTGAAAAGGCGCTGCTGTCGGATGTCGAAACCGCCAGTTGGCAGAAGCCGGTGCAGCCGCGGGCTGTTAATATCATGCCGTCCGCGCTCGCCAGCGCACGCGTCGCCTTTACGCCATCGGCCAACCCGCAGGTGGGCGATTACGTGGCGCAGGTGACCAGCACCCTCTCCGGCCTCGAAACCCATCTCAACGCGCTTGACGCCAAAGTGGGCGACGGCGATACCGGCTCCACTTTCGCCGCTGGCGCGCGTGAGATTGCCGCTCTATTGCAACGCCAGCAACTGCCGCTCAATGATTTACCCACGCTGTTCGCGCTAATTGGCGAACGCCTGACGGTGGTGATGGGCGGCTCCAGCGGCGTATTGATGTCGATTTTCTTCACCGCCGCCGGGCAGAAGCTGGAGCAAGGCGCCAGCATGGCGGAAGCGCTGAACGCCGGTCTGGGGCAGATGAAATTTTACGGCGGCGCCGATGAGGGCGACCGGACGATGATTGACGCTCTACAGCCGGCGCTGGCGGCGCTGCTGGCCGAACCGGATAATCTGCAGGCCGCTTTCGCCGCGGCGCAGGCCGGCGCGGATCGCACCTGCCAGTCGAGCAAAGCCGGCGCCGGACGCGCCTCCTATCTCAATAGCGAGAGCCTGCTCGGCAATATGGACCCCGGCGCCCACGCGGTGGCGATGGTGTTTAAGGCGCTGGCGGAACGCTAA
- a CDS encoding IS5-like element ISKpn26 family transposase: MSHQLTFADSEFSTKRRQTRKEIFLSRMEQILPWQNMTAVIEPFYPKAGNGRRPYPLETMLRIHCMQHWYNLSDGAMEDALYEIASMRLFARLSLDSALPDRTTIMNFRHLLEQHQLARQLFKTINRWLAEAGVMMTQGTLVDATIIEAPSSTKNKEQQRDPEMHQTKKGNQWHFGMKAHIGVDAKSGLTHSLVTTAANEHDLNQLGNLLHGEEQFVSADAGYQGAPQREELAEVDVDWLIAERPGKVKTLKQHPRKNKTAINIEYMKASIRARVEHPFRIIKRQFGFVKARYKGLLKNDNQLAMLFTLANLFRVDQMIRQWERSQ, encoded by the coding sequence ATGAGCCATCAACTCACCTTCGCCGATAGTGAATTCAGCACTAAGCGCCGTCAGACCCGAAAAGAGATTTTCCTCTCCCGCATGGAGCAGATTCTGCCATGGCAGAATATGACCGCTGTCATCGAGCCGTTTTATCCCAAGGCGGGCAATGGCCGACGGCCCTATCCGCTGGAGACCATGCTGCGTATTCACTGCATGCAGCATTGGTACAACCTGAGCGACGGTGCCATGGAAGATGCCCTGTACGAAATCGCCTCCATGCGCCTGTTTGCCCGATTATCCCTGGATAGCGCCCTGCCGGATCGCACCACCATCATGAATTTCCGCCACCTGCTCGAGCAGCATCAACTGGCCCGTCAATTGTTCAAGACCATCAATCGCTGGCTGGCCGAAGCAGGCGTCATGATGACCCAAGGCACTTTGGTGGATGCCACCATCATTGAGGCACCCAGCTCGACCAAGAACAAAGAGCAGCAACGCGATCCGGAGATGCATCAGACCAAGAAAGGCAATCAGTGGCACTTTGGCATGAAGGCCCACATTGGTGTCGATGCCAAGAGTGGCCTGACCCACAGCCTGGTCACCACCGCGGCCAACGAGCATGACCTCAATCAGCTGGGTAATCTGCTTCATGGAGAGGAGCAATTTGTCTCAGCCGATGCCGGCTACCAAGGAGCGCCACAGCGCGAGGAGCTGGCCGAGGTGGATGTGGACTGGCTGATCGCCGAGCGTCCCGGCAAGGTAAAAACCTTGAAGCAGCATCCGCGCAAGAACAAAACGGCCATCAACATCGAATACATGAAAGCCAGCATCCGTGCCAGGGTGGAGCACCCGTTTCGCATCATCAAGCGGCAGTTCGGCTTCGTGAAAGCCAGATACAAGGGGCTGCTGAAAAACGATAACCAACTGGCGATGTTATTCACCCTGGCCAACCTGTTTCGGGTGGACCAAATGATACGTCAGTGGGAGAGATCTCAGTAA
- a CDS encoding DUF4942 domain-containing protein, which yields MNLPTAVLANNDENESDVLSLYANPVDSQSGLIEHDGFQKLNAMRDLLVEYNTTLKHMQAMYDAVMRNRHDEAWRMFCDSCDNSIKYTLAVENLFCIERARCALDEKYWQKLLDLTGVKPFMPTERYDDWNEGLRAWRKSSESNFEKLKPVPFNEESIFSTAFALNEEKKDYFAQMVHGVFEKLSALHKTNRAQGFSNKLIIASCLPSRDNRRSYDYLNYFNDLRKVIGLMYGRSGAEDVNSAAVKEYMMSNPGEWVSIDNDSLKVKGFINGNVHILIEEETCDNLNLVLSHLMPGCIPLDRRYTTGHNSARTVKTNEYRSQLISFSAVNSLISYATDHLNAGKHLSPGPHTFILRDNQSVSEKKELVNIWESLGAVRRYREVYDFDFSPVEAFKLLALHGSIPDRYTHQFYATVGELQKRAIDECMVASGMRLLEPNIGLGALLKGLPEGVDVTGFDIHPAAVAITGLRWNVTLNDFLLVKPENTGLFERILMNPPFREGANKFLI from the coding sequence ATGAACCTACCGACAGCTGTATTAGCGAATAACGATGAAAATGAATCAGACGTCCTCAGCCTTTATGCTAATCCCGTAGACAGTCAAAGTGGCCTCATTGAACATGACGGCTTTCAAAAACTAAATGCCATGCGCGATCTGCTGGTGGAATACAACACAACACTGAAGCACATGCAGGCCATGTATGATGCAGTGATGCGGAACCGGCATGATGAAGCATGGCGCATGTTCTGTGATTCTTGTGACAATTCCATCAAATATACGCTGGCTGTAGAAAATTTGTTCTGTATAGAACGGGCCCGCTGTGCTCTCGATGAAAAGTACTGGCAAAAGCTGCTCGATCTGACCGGCGTAAAACCATTTATGCCCACCGAAAGATACGATGACTGGAACGAAGGATTGAGGGCATGGCGAAAATCATCAGAATCAAATTTTGAGAAGCTTAAGCCTGTACCCTTCAACGAAGAAAGTATCTTTTCTACCGCATTCGCATTGAATGAAGAGAAAAAAGACTACTTCGCCCAGATGGTTCATGGTGTGTTTGAAAAGCTCTCCGCTCTGCATAAGACTAACCGTGCCCAGGGCTTCAGCAACAAACTCATCATAGCCAGCTGCTTACCAAGTAGAGATAACCGCAGATCCTATGACTATCTCAACTATTTTAATGACCTTCGTAAGGTTATTGGACTGATGTATGGACGAAGCGGTGCTGAGGATGTGAATTCGGCTGCGGTCAAAGAGTACATGATGAGTAACCCTGGCGAATGGGTAAGTATTGATAACGATAGTCTTAAAGTGAAGGGGTTTATTAACGGCAATGTGCATATCCTGATTGAGGAGGAAACTTGTGACAATCTCAATCTGGTACTATCCCATTTAATGCCAGGCTGCATTCCTCTCGATCGCCGATACACCACCGGCCATAACTCCGCAAGAACTGTAAAAACCAATGAATATCGGTCGCAGTTGATATCATTCTCTGCTGTTAACTCCTTAATATCATATGCCACTGACCATTTGAACGCGGGCAAACACCTGTCACCGGGGCCGCACACTTTTATCCTGCGGGACAACCAGTCTGTTAGTGAGAAAAAAGAACTGGTGAACATATGGGAGTCATTGGGTGCTGTCAGAAGATATAGAGAAGTATATGACTTTGACTTTAGCCCCGTTGAAGCATTCAAACTTCTGGCATTACATGGTTCTATACCTGACCGCTATACGCACCAGTTCTATGCAACGGTCGGAGAACTCCAGAAACGAGCAATTGATGAATGTATGGTGGCTTCAGGTATGCGTTTGCTGGAACCGAATATCGGTCTTGGTGCGCTACTGAAAGGGTTACCAGAGGGGGTGGATGTTACTGGTTTTGATATACACCCCGCAGCTGTTGCAATTACTGGCCTGCGCTGGAACGTCACCCTTAATGATTTTCTATTGGTCAAGCCTGAAAATACCGGCTTGTTTGAAAGAATTCTGATGAATCCTCCATTTAGGGAAGGTGCGAACAAGTTCCTGATATGA
- a CDS encoding IS3-like element ISSen4 family transposase (programmed frameshift): MKKRFSDEQIISILREAEAGVPARELCRKHAISDATFYTWRKKYGGMEVPEVKRLKSLEEENTRLKKLLAEAMLDKEALQVALGRKLLTTDQKREAVMLMCDATGLSQRRACRLTGLSLSTCRYEAHRPAADAHLSGRITELALERRRFGYRRIWQLLRREGLHVNHKRVYRLYHLSGLGVKRRRRRKGLATERLPLLRPAAPNLTWSMDFVMDALSTGRRIKCLTCVDDFTKECLTVTVAFGISGVQVTRILDSIALFRGYPATIRTDQGPEFTCRALDQWAFEHGVELRLIQPGKPTQNGFIESFNGRFRDECLNEHWFSDIVHARKIINDWRQDYNECRPHSTLNYQTPSEFAAGWRKGHSENEDSDVTN; the protein is encoded by the exons ATGAAGAAGCGTTTTTCCGACGAACAGATCATCAGTATTCTCCGCGAAGCCGAAGCTGGGGTACCCGCCCGTGAACTCTGCCGCAAGCATGCCATTTCCGATGCCACGTTTTACACCTGGCGTAAGAAGTATGGCGGTATGGAGGTGCCTGAAGTTAAGCGCCTGAAGTCGCTTGAGGAAGAGAACACCAGACTCAAGAAGCTGCTTGCCGAAGCCATGCTGGATAAAGAGGCGCTTCAGGTGGCTCTTGGGCGAAAGT TACTGACGACAGACCAGAAGCGGGAAGCCGTGATGTTGATGTGTGATGCGACCGGTCTGTCGCAACGTCGTGCCTGCAGGCTTACAGGTTTATCCCTGTCGACCTGCCGCTATGAGGCTCACCGTCCGGCTGCTGATGCGCATTTATCAGGGCGCATCACTGAGCTGGCACTGGAGCGCAGGCGTTTTGGCTACCGTCGTATTTGGCAGTTGCTGCGCCGTGAAGGGCTTCATGTTAATCATAAGCGCGTGTACCGGCTTTATCACCTCAGTGGCCTGGGCGTAAAACGCAGAAGACGTCGTAAAGGGCTGGCAACAGAACGTCTGCCGCTGCTCCGTCCGGCGGCGCCCAATCTGACCTGGTCGATGGATTTCGTCATGGACGCACTTTCCACCGGTCGCAGGATCAAGTGTCTTACCTGCGTCGATGATTTCACAAAGGAATGCCTGACGGTCACTGTTGCCTTTGGGATTTCAGGCGTTCAGGTCACGCGTATTCTGGACAGCATTGCACTGTTTCGAGGCTATCCGGCGACGATAAGAACTGACCAGGGGCCGGAGTTCACTTGCCGTGCACTGGATCAATGGGCCTTTGAGCATGGTGTTGAGTTGCGCTTAATCCAGCCGGGCAAGCCAACGCAGAACGGATTTATTGAGAGCTTTAACGGACGATTTCGCGATGAATGTTTGAATGAGCACTGGTTCAGCGATATCGTTCATGCCAGGAAAATTATTAATGACTGGCGGCAGGATTATAACGAATGCCGCCCGCACTCCACGCTGAATTATCAGACACCGTCTGAATTTGCAGCGGGCTGGAGAAAGGGTCATTCTGAGAATGAAGATTCCGACGTTACTAACTGA
- a CDS encoding HNH endonuclease translates to MSLSKKQRIVLRAKFGGRCAYCGEVLKEKGWHADHVEPVLRKSVQDMQAAARGKFKLKATGEVFNESANCLENLFPACAPCNLLKTTYSLEMFRKQISLQVERARKSSMNFRTAERFGQISIVEKPIVFWFEQYSEKNGAIK, encoded by the coding sequence ATGTCTCTGTCAAAAAAACAAAGAATAGTACTGAGGGCTAAATTTGGTGGTCGATGTGCATATTGTGGCGAGGTACTGAAAGAAAAAGGTTGGCACGCTGATCACGTAGAACCTGTGCTAAGGAAATCCGTCCAGGATATGCAAGCTGCGGCCAGAGGGAAATTTAAGCTTAAGGCTACCGGTGAAGTGTTTAATGAAAGTGCCAACTGCTTAGAAAATCTTTTCCCAGCCTGTGCGCCCTGCAATCTGCTCAAAACAACATATTCACTGGAAATGTTCCGCAAACAAATAAGTTTACAGGTTGAAAGGGCACGGAAGAGTAGTATGAATTTCAGAACGGCAGAAAGATTCGGCCAGATAAGCATTGTAGAGAAACCCATTGTTTTCTGGTTTGAACAGTATTCAGAGAAAAATGGTGCTATCAAATAA
- a CDS encoding inovirus Gp2 family protein: protein MGPDPRNFNQRVSLGRNDLLIRTFPNLEPGVISRMRESLKAKLDADRIRKKREGKRIYRCPLFIMWAKEYSESGKCHYHICLLFNKDAYYHLGDYEREDNLRGMITGAWYSALALQRDDCPDLVTFPDNCRYVLDNEDPDFEDHYQALLTRLDYLTKVESKVFGEGDRNFGCSQIDL, encoded by the coding sequence ATCGGCCCAGATCCGCGAAATTTTAATCAGCGAGTCAGCTTGGGAAGAAATGACCTGCTTATTCGCACCTTCCCTAATCTTGAACCAGGTGTGATATCCCGAATGCGTGAGTCCCTTAAAGCTAAGCTGGATGCTGATCGCATCCGTAAGAAGCGTGAAGGTAAGCGTATTTACCGTTGTCCATTATTTATTATGTGGGCTAAAGAATATTCCGAATCGGGTAAATGCCACTACCACATTTGTCTGCTGTTCAACAAAGACGCTTACTACCACCTTGGGGATTACGAACGAGAAGACAACCTGAGAGGGATGATTACAGGTGCATGGTACAGCGCTCTAGCGTTGCAACGGGATGATTGCCCTGACCTGGTGACATTCCCTGATAACTGTCGTTACGTACTAGATAACGAAGACCCTGACTTTGAGGATCATTACCAGGCACTGCTAACCCGGCTGGACTACCTGACCAAAGTTGAGTCTAAAGTGTTTGGTGAAGGGGATCGTAACTTCGGCTGTAGCCAAATCGATCTGTAA